A segment of the Longimicrobium sp. genome:
TGGCGAGCAACCCGCCGACGATCACGAAAAGCAGTCCGACGATCAGCGCGCCCAGCCAGTACTCGTCGACCGCGTCGCCCACCGCCAGCACCAGGAACAGGATCAGCACCAGGGCGCCGATCAGGGCGATTACGCCGCCGACCGCCACCTTGATGATGTC
Coding sequences within it:
- a CDS encoding phage holin family protein, which gives rise to DIIKVAVGGVIALIGALVLILFLVLAVGDAVDEYWLGALIVGLLFVIVGGLLAKSNLNKLKHESVTPALTIETLKEDKQWLQSEIKQAKRDLA